The proteins below come from a single Triticum aestivum cultivar Chinese Spring chromosome 5D, IWGSC CS RefSeq v2.1, whole genome shotgun sequence genomic window:
- the LOC123121873 gene encoding uncharacterized protein isoform X2: protein MKLAYGLVFLGFLQSVAYQMFDQQVQALFEVKMVLNDSRGVLEDWNRYIDTACSTIATVMCDPDGNVVEMDIGIAVHLEESVPNLRRNNAMLMIGDGLTPTKD from the exons ATGAAGCTAGCTTATGGATTAGTCTTCCTGGGGTTCTTACAGTCTGTTGCATATCAGATGTTTGATCAACAGG TCCAGGCTCTGTTTGAGGTGAAGATGGTGCTTAATGACAGTCGTGGTGTCCTAGAAGACTGGAATCGCTATATAGATACTGCATGTAGTACTATTGCTACTGTCATGTGTGATCCTGACGGCAACGTGGTCGAAAT GGACATTGGAATCGCTGTTCATCTAGAGGAGTCAGTGCCAAATCTACGTCGGAATAATGCAATGTTAATGATTGGAG ATGGATTGACTCCTACCAAAGACTGA
- the LOC123121873 gene encoding uncharacterized protein isoform X1, protein MKLAYGLVFLGFLQSVAYQMFDQQVQALFEVKMVLNDSRGVLEDWNRYIDTACSTIATVMCDPDGNVVEMDIGIAVHLEESVPNLRRNNAMLMIGGLHSNQQHWAVSGRSDRRPANGRWRAETASGERAVATSSGRHQWRAGNLTATGERTGRVGATNCTSIGIQ, encoded by the exons ATGAAGCTAGCTTATGGATTAGTCTTCCTGGGGTTCTTACAGTCTGTTGCATATCAGATGTTTGATCAACAGG TCCAGGCTCTGTTTGAGGTGAAGATGGTGCTTAATGACAGTCGTGGTGTCCTAGAAGACTGGAATCGCTATATAGATACTGCATGTAGTACTATTGCTACTGTCATGTGTGATCCTGACGGCAACGTGGTCGAAAT GGACATTGGAATCGCTGTTCATCTAGAGGAGTCAGTGCCAAATCTACGTCGGAATAATGCAATGTTAATGATTGGAG GCCTGCATTCTAACCAACAACATTGGGCAGTGAGCGGGAGGAGCGACCGGCGACCAGCGAACGGGCGGTGGCGAGCGGAGACTGCCAGTGGTGAGCGGGCGGTGGCGACCTCGAGCGGTCGGCACCAGTGGCGAGCAGGCAATCTCACCGCGACTGGCGAGCGGACAGGGCGAGTAGGTGCCACGAACTGCACCTCAATTGGAATACAGTAA